The genomic interval TGTATTCTAGATTGTTGGACACATCCAATATTAAGGGAACTTCGAATGATCTTTAATGCTATTTATTTAAACTATTAAATTATTCAACGAATGTTTGCAAATCTTCTAAAAATCATTGGAATCTTGGTAACACTTTACCTGATAAGTGCATTCATTGCCAAGTCAAACTACAAAGTCGAGCGAAAATCAATTATTAATGCGCCTCAAAAATTAGTCTATAATCAAGTTGGTATCCTACGGAATTGGGATAGCTGGTCTCCTTGGGTAGAAAGAGACCCAAGTGTTCAAAACACATACGAAGGTAAGGATGGAGAAAAAGCCTCTATTATGAAATGGGTGGGAGATAAAGATCTAACAGGTACAGGACAAATTGAAATAACAGAAGCTGATCCACCCAATGGATTGAATTATAAACTTACATTTAAGGTTCCCTTTGAAATGAGCTCAAAGGGTACTTTTTTATTGAGTGCTGTGGATCCAGGTAAAACAAATATTACCTGGTCAGACGAAGGGGATATTCCTTTTTTAATGAGACCCATGATGATGTTTATGGATATGGATAAACAGATAGGTCCAGACTTTGAAAGAGGTTTAGTAAAACTTGATTCCATAACAGCTGGAATGCATTTGCAAATATTACTTATGATGGCACAGGATTCAAGTAAACAGAACACGATATTGAATTGATAAATATGCATATATCATTATTAGGTTTTTAAT from Saprospiraceae bacterium carries:
- a CDS encoding SRPBCC family protein, with protein sequence MFANLLKIIGILVTLYLISAFIAKSNYKVERKSIINAPQKLVYNQVGILRNWDSWSPWVERDPSVQNTYEGKDGEKASIMKWVGDKDLTGTGQIEITEADPPNGLNYKLTFKVPFEMSSKGTFLLSAVDPGKTNITWSDEGDIPFLMRPMMMFMDMDKQIGPDFERGLVKLDSITAGMHLQILLMMAQDSSKQNTILN